The Topomyia yanbarensis strain Yona2022 chromosome 3, ASM3024719v1, whole genome shotgun sequence nucleotide sequence GAACAAGCTTCTTTACAATAACTGGGGTTTCCGATTTCAAGCATGCAGTTACTAGGTCGGATACCTGCTCTTCACTTACATCACTTCCAATATTAGGCAAAAATAGCTTGAAGCTATCATCATGATTCGTATGGTCAGGCTTAGATGCTTCTGTTCTCGTCGATGAAAGAGGGGCGATTATTTCTGGCGTTGAAAAGTTTGCAATGATTTCGGTTGGTTGACTAGTTTTTGCAAATTCAATCAAACTACTCACTGAAGAGTTCAACACATTGATGCTGGTGGTCAAACTTTCAATTTTCTCGTCGCGTTCTTTTTCACGGAGTGTATGTGCGGTTACAAGCGAACTTACTGTACTGCGGAAtcttgcgttttccagcacgTCAACGCATCTATCACACATCCAGAAAACGTTTGAGTTCGTACAAGCGTTGAGTTCATTATCAGTTAGACCGGTGCAATCCTTATGGAACACACGCCAGCCGGCACAAAATCCATCACAAATAACCGATCTAGCCTTCTCAACAGCAAGGCTACACTTCCCGCATGAGAGCTCCATCCTTTCAATGATTTGATAATGACAGACAGTAGTTTTTGCCAGCAATCCAGTGCAAAGCGCGAAAACAATGGAAGAAGTTGCCGTTGATTCGAAGTGAAAATCgagcgtaaaaaaaaacttcactgtATCGATAGTGTAGGCTTTACGGAACTGCAAACAACGAATAGATGATAGAATTTTGGGTTCTTCATGATTTTTCtatatttgtaaataaattgaatagaGCCTTCCCAAAATATTAAGTCTTGAGGACAaaagatagtttttttttacagaactccAAGGGGGAAATTGATGATCAATTCTCTAACAAACTTTGTTCAAACCTATGATATTCAAATGAAtcgttttagttaagattccgattagggtcgaactgACTTCATTCGTAAGGTTATTCGCTGAACTTATATttaccattcgatttagtcggtACAAGGCTATCTTCTCAATCACTCTTTctgaagaacaaataataaatcgtgcattaatgttcaaagtggctgtacttttttcgaaacagttcggaaagatcgcttgtaatTCATGACTCTTGAAAGTTAGTGTACTTTTCGAAAATAaatgtcttgttttgcccctttctgtcCTGAGATatgaaaaaggtgatttttcatgatatgtctgaaggTGACGGATGGTAGTTTTTGATTACtcagggttcgcaatataattcaTAAAAGTCTCttagcattatcaacaattgaaaaaaatgtgtattctgctaaaaatttactaaaccaatttttttgaaaatgaattttaagatacagtgcactttatattcatgaatgttgaatttttaaaccACCCTAGgttccaaaattttgaggtaaaaaataataaaaaaaaaaattaataccaaatatgaattcagcgacgtAAAAGTACCccaatgtgaaattttcatcaaattcggaccccttttgaggttttgtccgacttttgtatggaaagtgatcactgtgcgacgactgaatttgataaaaacatgaataaaattgaattttcttattttttctttcatctcattccatttcgcacatgattaaaaatccttgaaacctTTTCGAGGTCGtagattgaaaatccaaactttaaaaataaggttccatttttggctccggttttggcaactgaaaaaaataaaattgttgccaaaaacgggaTCCTACTGTACTACTAAAATATTCCACCATTATCATTCATTTATTATACTACCATACTCATTTTtgttaccatttccaataccttccgtgtatcctatattaGAGATGtgtatactacattgtactTTTGTGCCAGAGGTTAATATTGTTCTTGTAGTCTTTTTTATTCTTATATCTGCTTACGCTACTCCAAAAACTTTTGGTTTAAGgatcaagttaccttttttgagtaTATGTTAGAAtggaacgcttggtagtatgtgtagaaaaaattgtgtttagctttgccaccggattattcatttaaaccttttcgaAACTCTAAAAggagaatatcagtcgatttattagattatcacgattcgtatcatacaaaatagctgctggaaaaactatcggcttaGCTGTATGGtgcttttttcacaatttttcctacgtatactaccaagcgttcaattctaacacatgctaaAAATAGGTAACTTCAGCCTTACAATGATCAAAAATCCTCATCTTACAATGTTGCGACGATAGCTCAGTTGGATAAAGAGACAGACCacttagtgtcaacgaagctcTCATCAGAAAATATcgtgtaacaaaataaaatttcatcaatcgatagaattgaaatgtggAAGGGAAGGTATTTTTTCTTCACCAATAGTTTATGcatcgctagatctaaaatatgCATGTTACCACAATCTGTatagttcttgaatggtatgttgtccaaATGTATATGGCAAACCGCATATTTTGGCATGGTGACTGTTTTTAacgacccgttgtttgtatggttaAGCATAGAAAAACGgcactggttatgttcgatattataccaggcaatggttaatctattgttgaatgaaccatattgaaaatggtttttcaacGTTTGATTCAATGGTTGACATATGGTACAGATTTATGCGAGTAATCGGAGTTAGTTTGGTTACCTgcataaataaataccattccagaaacGTTTTAAGCTATTTCTAAACTATTTATTAAATATAATAATATCTCCACATTGCGAATACTACTGACATATTCCATCATTATTTTTCAACTATTAAACTACCTTAGTAGTTTTAGTTACCACTTCCAATTCCTTCCGTGTACCCTATTTGGAGAATTGTGTACTACACTGTGCTTTTATATCAGAGGTTAATACTGCACGGGTGGTCATTGTCTGTTTACCCTgctccaaaaatctgtaaaataatATGAACAATAATCACTCGTCTTGCAATACAACAGCGATAGCTAATTTGGATAAAGCGGCAGTCAAACAAAACTATATCAATCGATAGAACTGAAAATGTGAAAGTTTTTCCCAATGAGATTTTTCCCCTCCATAATACTTAAGGCGTCAAGATCTAAAACAGGGATTGTATTGTTTGTATAGTCGAGAATGGAAAAACGATAATATTCTATTGTTGAACGGAACCCATACTGGAAATGAGTAAGCATACTCCTCATGTCAAACGTGTAATTTACAAATAGAACGAAATGTTCTTCATAGCATGGTATTAACAGCCATCAGACATGCATATAGATTAGGTATATTGCCGATAAAAAAACCGAACCGATGctgaaaaaatctttaaaactgGTTACGATATTAGAACATAAAATTGAATTCTTGAAAAAACGCATACAAAAGATATGTAAATATTTTCGACTTTTTCAATAAACATATGAGCGTAAACTTAATCTAATTCTTCCGTAttcatgaaatttcaattttgtcaGTAGTACATATCTCATGCTACAGACATGATCCGGTATATTAAACCTTCTGCCACACGAGGTATGATGAAATGAAAATGCACTAAATAGCTTACATCAATCACTGATTAGCGTGTTATTGTTTTTCTAACACTTTCTCCGATTTGGTAGGATTTATTTAGACGTCACACTCGACCACGGCCACAGTCTGTCGTTGATTTTATTGATGGTCAGCTTCGGGCGGCAGTTCCGTGTGATCGTATAAACAGAAGTTTAGTTCTCAAAATGCAGTTGGTAGTTTATTTGGCAGTACTTACGGCCGTGATTACAAGTGTTGTTTGCTCGAAGCTTTGGGACGAACCAAAAATAGAATCCAATCAAACTTTGTCCAGTAGTCGACAGGGCCGAGGTAACAAATTTGTGCACAGACGGAAGGATGACCGGTGATAATTTTTCCTTGTGAATTTCTAGTGTTCCCATTTTACTCACTCGGGCGAATCGCTAATACGGTGTGCGTTGGAACATACGGCTTGTCTGGAACCTGTCAGATCCGGGGTGAATGTGCTGCTAATGGAGGTATTGCATCCGGAATCTGTAGTACGCTAACTACACAGGCTGTTTGCTGCGTTtgtaagttttgaaataaaatcgttagaaacaaaaaaaaatcatcgaaaatGTTAACTGTTTGCAGTTGTGAGCACATGTGGTGCTACGACGTCACAAAACATAACCTACTTTCAAAATAGTGGATATCCACTTCCATATAATGGTGGCGGCAGGTTAGTGAGACATCAAATGTGACTCGCGAAAAATTCTTGatgcatttttattttgaacTAGTTGCTCAATTACGGTTGTACCTCCTGATGCCTCGATCTGTCAGCTGAGAATTGACTTCGACACATTTTCGATAGCGCAGCCGACCGGAGAGGGAGTTTGTTCGATAGATAACGTTCAGGTTTCTGGTGGCAGTTCCTCGGTGCCTATAATTTGCGGAGATAACAATGGTCAGCATGCTTACGTTTGGTTTAGCGGGACGAATCCCATCACCATAACTGTTTCAATGACCGGGTCAACGTCATTTAACCGTTTGTGGAATATGCAACTGAGCATGATCTCCTGCCATAGTCGATACCAAGCCCCAGCTGGCTGTTTGCAATACTATATGGGTTTAACGGGAACAGTATCCAGTTTCAACTATGGAATGGCGGCCAACCCAGCCCTGAACAATCTGGGAATGATCGGATCACGACAATTGGTAAACTCCAACTACGGGATCTGTATTGGTGCAGGTGCCGGGCAGTGCACAATCACATACAATCTGGTAAAAACTGTTTGTCAAAACTGACAAAGTACTTTATGTTGACGCAGCATTGTTTTATCAATTATAGCCATCAGGTAATGTTTACGCTTTCACGTTGTCGGGCGATGCTACCGCCGTGGCACCAACACTTTTAGGCACGGCCGCTGTAGGTGTTCAAGGTACAGGTTGTACCACAGACTACCTCATCATTCCAAACCCGGTTGGTATTGCGAGCGACCGCTTCTGTGGACTGGGCATTGGTACTACAACGAGTAAGTACAGTAGTTTGAGGTTATTAATTCGTGACAATTCATAAAAATAGACCGTGATATGTGATATGACCAATACTAAGGTTGAAAACTATCTTTCTGTgtagatttatttgatttataaaATAATGTCCTAAACACTAATATTATATGCTATTCTTGCAGGTAATGCGATGCCGTTTGTGCTTTACTACATTACAGGCAGCAATTCCGATGGCGACGTAGCAAATCGTGGCTTCCAACTGCAGTATACTCAAGGAGCATGCGCCGTTCCAATAGGATAATGTAGATATTTATATGTAGATAATACATACATGTATGTATTTAAATGTAAATCGAGTAAAGAGAAAACCGCactttttgtttataaaaactGTTTAATTTTCCTCAAATATCCGAACATTTCGAGACAATGTCGAataaatcccatataaaatatcGTTTGTGGCAAGAATGTGGAAGTTATCAACTTTTCAATTGATTTATCATAAACTAACTAAATACAATCGGGTTTTCTACTACGCGGATTCCTATTGTGCGGTGTTCGTTAGTACTTCACTAATCAAATTTGATTATAAAAGACTAAACAATAGTAATTATTTTCAAGAATGGTGCGCTTTAATCAACAATGAGCCATTCGTTCTATGTGAACCGTTTCCGTAAATGAATTTCCAAAATTGGAAATCTctaaattttctcaatttcCTAATTGTGAGTAGGACTGTGCGCAATAGTGTTCGTCGCAGTGTACCACACCACAATcaccaaaaaaatctcaaaaccGTACTGCATTCCAGgcgtactaactgtttttaaaccagattaacttttaaaccggcctaaaatatttggtaagcttaaACCAAACTGACCaagctgcgttctgatctgcgatacacaacaatgttaaaaaacaacacatTCCAGTAGTATACAGAACACTAAATTAAGATTGTCGCTGACATCAAtggtaggaacatcattgtGCCGgaatatacctgtcaaataggccaaataaaaaaaagcacaAAAATAACCCTCAATCGCCGTTGCATAGCGACCAATTATTTTTATGTCTTTTAGCCAACAAAATAATGACCATTCTTTGCTGATGTACTTTTACAaattagaatgcacaaattgtaTAAACCATTTCCATGTGCGGTCTATACAAACTCTCTCagttcataacaataacagccGAAAATTTATACCGAGGAAATTctttatattgaatatattgttttCACATATATTTTTGGCAATTTGTAGTATAAACATTATCTGTCATGCATAGATATCATgtaaaaacttatgaaattatAAAAGTATGCCAcgaagaaattattttcatagcagatatcacatcatttttctgttcGCCTCTCGATTATTCTGCTGTAAGTTTTATGCATTATGGACGATTTCGACCTTGAATGCATacaaatcacagcagaataaacgagactgaaatgaaaaataggcaaactatgcattttactaatttgaagttcaactaaacgaCTTGTGGTTTCAAACAGGCGTTTTTCTGCATGTACCAAAAGtgcggaccaaagacttttactgGAGAGATTTTCGGTACCTTTacagatatataccgaaagcaaaacaaacatgttccgaggcGCAACGCGCAAACAATTCTAACACCAGTGACAATCCTGTTCTGTATCAAatattcaagttaaagaaaatgagtaaatagACAATATGgagaattatttttcattccgatattttcttgtatTAAAATAGAATTTCGTCATATGTTTCGTTCCAAagcgtgtgagaacaattttgtcaacttgtagcagatatgtttctgaacttagaactttaatGTGTTGTATAGTTGATAGTTGAccgatgatgtacagcatttTGTAGGACATATAATTGAatgtacaaaagaaaataaattgttatacATAAGCATGTTCTCATTCCGTTTGAATACGCGCTCGTCGAGTTTGGGGTGGTTGAACCATCCGTTGTAACTGGTAACATGATggttattttaaactttgataaaaaaatggttcaaataattcaatttgaattcaaaatgaactgtgaatgtTATTCTAAATGAACACGATACCTGTCGAGGTGGGAGagaatatttataatagttttaagtgaattttcacatgtttggaataaaaatcaattgaaaataaaagttaaatcacactctgcgaattcaaattgtacacgttttgcctttctcatataaagaaaggctatgcaatcactccaaaaatcgattttcaaacCGATGCCCgtagggccgaatgtcatattccattcgattcagttcgtcgagatcgcaaaatgtctgtgtgtatgtatagtgtatgtattagggtggggcaagtgatcgttttttcagcacagcactttttttgttccttttggggtcccaaataactgtgcaaaatttggggttgattggtgttgacccggcgtagcgcattacgtttgaaatttgtatggagattagtatgggaaaacctacttttttgcatttttacttttttccaactcgacaatatttcagttcgaatttctatatATAAAAGCCCTCCCCCCCCCTCTCACCCCTCACTACACTCTATTGCtctgctcaactacctacgctcatgaaattgagctaaggcttttgaataattcatacaaacataccaatgtggtacatctaaaatatatgatgttattttggaatgctatatgaaatatcattggtacacccgcagtgtacaataaaaatgatttttggcatttaattcgatgtatcgtactttgaacagctataacttggtttAGAGagattctaacaccatacatccttcggcaaagttgttcagcatatcctggactacacttctatctaattgttggcatactgcaggaagtattgtagtctgtagaattaaaaatgcaaaaaagtaggttttcccatactaatctccatacaaatttcaaacgcaatgcgctacgccgggtcaacaccaatcgaccccaaattttgcacagttatttgggaccccaaaaggaaccaaaaaagtgctgtgctcggttgatgtggttacgattacgttttgcctttctcatataaagaaaggctatgcaatcactgtaaaaatcgactttttaaccaaggcccggagggccgagtgtcttataccattcgattcagttcgtcgagatcggcaaatgtctgtgtgagtatgtatgtgtgtgtgtgtatgtgtgtgtgtatgtgtgtgtgtatgtgtgtgtgtgtcatttaaactcacacaattttctcagagatggctgaaccgattttcgcaaacttagtttcatctgaaaggtataacgctcccataagctgctattgaatttttagttgatccgacttccggttccggagttacgggttgaagagtgtggtcacacagcaaattcccatataaactggtaccaccatggtgttcaaatgatgtaaaacatattgaaattgatgtaacattactctagtttgcgggtctggatcactaatgatcaatcaaagcagctttgaccacattggccacctatgacggttcatgacgcccccggggaacccgccatgttcctaagctaatatcacacccattttccaacgaattctctaccgatttttacaaacttgatttcaaatgaaagatacagtaataccattgactgctgctgaatttcattcggttctgactcttgcttccggagttacaggggtattAGTAAGAATACActgaaatttcccatataaatcggtacaatcgtaatacctcagagactaaaaactattgaaatggtcaccaaattacttctaatcgcagatctagatcactgattgccaatcaaacattctttgaatatattgtccactatcgacgattccggaattccgggcatattccacaattaaagtcacatcggttcttcggtgatgactgaaccgattttctcaaaccaagtctcaaatggaaggcataatatgcagttgagtattgcgtcgccgcccctcccccctcgccttgcccttacacaaCCCTCTTTCATCACCCCCTCCCCTTGGaacaccctcacgcccgcatttccttcatccaccccgtataccgaaataagatgaaggatttctgacgcaacccccactcccactctactaaccccccattccctccactttcaaacccattccaccaacatttcaaaatataatcacatgaagacaGCATTGAACACATAAAGATaacaattaaatattattcttttgcctttctcatatagaaaggttatgcaattgctccaaaaaccgactttctaaccgaggcccggagggccgagtctcatataacctCATATaacatgtatgtatgcatgtatgtgtgtgtatgtgcgtatttgttaacaaaatgtccacatcggtttctcggagattgctgaaccgatttttacaaaccaagattcaaatgaaaggtataatattcccatcggttgctattgaatttcattttcaaccgacatcttgtttcggattacgagttgaagagtatggttacaaaacaaaatttgttgatttgtccatatcggtttctcggaattttctgaaccgattttgacaaacttgattttaaatgaaaggtccattagctgttgttgaattttgtgtggatccgagttctggttcctgaattacagagtgatatgtacgatcacgcagcaaatcccgattctaacgaattctgcgatgaatgtaaaaaggcgaattttttttccaaaatgtaaacacaactgttgaatatgtagatctaggtcaccaacagtcattcaaagtctctttggccacactccaaattcagaataacggttatattggtttctcgaaaatgactagaccgatttgatcaacttagtctcaaatgaaaagtgttgcgtacctggaaactgatattaaattccatctccatccgacttccggctccggagttacggcgatcacatagaaaactccgattcaaaccgataccgcgatgaatgaaaaaaggtgctcttatatatacttaccaagtgtaataagaatgaaagacatttccataatgttatattgtacgaaccagctattaaaccatagtttggagaaatgagaaaggcacaattgcacctctaggtggattaaaacaggtttttctatataacaatgccccacactagtatgtatgtgtgtgtcatataaagtcactcaattttctcagagatggctgaaccgatttccaccaacttagtttcaaatgaacggtataacgctcgcataagacgctattgaatttttagttgatcggacatccggttccggagttacgggttaaagagtgtggtcacacagcaaattcttatataaactggtaaccttatgatgtccgaatgatatattacatattcaaatacgttctACATTACTtggtttgcgggtctggatcactaatgacaaatcaaagtagttttgaccacattggtcacctatgacggatcttgaggCCCCCTGGGAACTCGCTAAGTTCCCTAGCTAATGCCACACTTATTTTCCAGCAagctcttaaccgatttttacaaacttgatttcaaatgaaaaatacaatactcttattgactgctattaaatttcatccagttctgacttttggtttgGTTGGTTGTTGCGGTCACATaagattttctcatataaaccggtacaatcgtgatacctcataggtttaaaatctattgaaatgaacatcaaattacttcgaatcgcaggcctagatcactgatggcgaatcaaagattattggaatatattgtccactatcgataattccggaagtcccaggctccgggcatattccagatctaaagccacttcggtgatgactgaaccaattttcacgaACCTAATCCCAAATGGATGGTATAATATGAAGCTCGGTATTGAACCGCCCATCTACCCCTCCACCTTCTTCTCAGCTCCCACCCCCTCTCTAACCCCCgccctctcagaccaacctccctCCGGTATTCCCTTCATTCACCccgtatactaaaataagttagatgattcGTGATACATTCTCCCCTTCCCACTAATTATACCTTCCCTTCTCCATCATGAAGTTAACAAGAAGACAATATTGAACCCACTttgattaagctatataaatactatatttttgtttgtttaaagTGTATcagtgtcgacatgttgcttgTCAGGTTCGTGGCAACAGTGCAATTAAAATATGCCtatcaagtgtaataagaatataatatatatttccacaatgttatattgaacgtaaccaagcattaaaatttagtttggataaatgagaaaggcaccactaggtggattaaaacaggttattTCAGTGAGGCTtaggtaaaaaataaacaaaggtcaaataaaaaattaaactttgacagaatgaacattttattttcacaAGTATTTGGTATATTTCATAGTTTTGTTTGCACTGTGGCAAACagagaatatagatatatttctgtaatgcatcgattcagattggaacgattttatttgctagCAAAATTTCTACGATTTTATGAATAGAATAATAAGTACAATAAAACAGAAATGAGCAATTTATTTTTACGAACATCCTGTAACTATTTGTGTCATTTATACGTAATTTCGCTTTAAACAAACTTGTAATGATTACAACAACTGACAGAATCTGTTTAATTATTTCTAGagttaataaatattttaatctGACGGGTTAGTATTCCAAATTTATGTCGTATTATTTTCTGATTCGCGGCTCAAgatatattttggaaaagtaGATAAGGTAGATATATGTATCGGTGGTTCAGAACTATTGAAGCATATGCCAACAATCGAAACATCACCGTTGCGATCgcaattaattttaaaatatttttttgttagatGTTTTATGTGAGTTTATTCTCATTGGAGCAATGCACATATTTAAGCCTAGAACTTTACACTTACGCTAGtggaacgttgcactggggtacaaacgtacaAATGTGTAATATATTaattatataatatatataattATTACTTACGCAAGAGGagcatgacaattttttgcatatttttgtcctctttcggtaacatgatgctgacatttgcattactgcgttctgatcggcaattcacggcaatgttaaaaaaccgtgtaatgaagttaattaaaaattcactgcctatgccatttaatagtctgatgtatttatgtttttaaacaattttggaatcctcagtactaaaagatataggctgatgtttgaggtgggattttttgtgaCTTGTTTAACATTAACAATAGGTACCACAGCTAACTAAATGAGCTTTTGTTTGGtagattttcgaattttttgtaggactttgaagccaaagtccgattattgctaaaaacggcatttaattagcaagtatatttttcaatataaagAGCCATAGTTCTCAAGGGAGagtaaggagttgaaggaagaaagtttagaaaagcgtggaatagggtcatatgagcaagcttcaCGGCGACTTAatcttttgtctgctaccgcaggagtttagatattttggcattagaaatgcgattcacttgagtctgcggcatgtcagGATGAGCGTAAAATTACTTTgcacttcatgctgtcggaaccgtgtctcttgagtactatggctcttaatattgaaaagtaTACCTTCACCTTCCACTCTCTTGCTtattaaatgccgttacaacagtAAACAACTTGACTGATAAGGTCGTTgataaaaatgggaaaaaacaATTAACATTTCATGgtgaaaataataatattaaacattttgctaAAAGCTTTTGCCAATGATttgaagaactgtgcaaaattcaaaacgattgtccaggaaattttgagttatgatttaCACCGCATTTTATCGAGGTGCCTCCTGAAGGTTCACTGTCTGCATCCagtgtcaggttcaatttgtaaatttataattgtcaattcatttTCATACAGATCGCtgactataggaagtaattaaTCGTAATTAATTATTTTGTAACCTGGATTTGACGCTGTCTCAATTTTCACATGACGTCAGCAAAATTTCATTGAACAGAACGTTATAGCAATCCAAGATGTGGAAAGCTCAGGATTTTGGATTTAACCCATTTGACAAATTTTCTTTGCTGAAAATCAGCCTTTGAATTTGTGAAATTCTCAGCTTAATTGctgaacttttggtatttcaggcttgtttaggtaatcgtgctgataattttaattatttcattttcagcaaagtaggtctgcaaaattctatatgcatggttagtggagtagttgggaaggatggtataataagcctcACCAGGCTGAAATGTCAGATTTCTATTCAAAGTACCACATAAGTATCTTGAGTAAATAAATAATTGTATTTGGCATCTTTCATGTACTGCAGAACAGCTATtaatacaaacatttcaaaagAGGTAAGCTTCCACTATTTCTCTAtcagcatttgatttaatttgaaacagtcagatttggctgaactgtctgactactaaatataattttagAGAAGCTCTCTCAgtccttggagtggctagcgcctGACAATACAACTCCATTACGTCCTCAATAGTATGCACCATCATCGaaatagcaaaataa carries:
- the LOC131693042 gene encoding uncharacterized protein LOC131693042, which produces MQLVVYLAVLTAVITSVVCSKLWDEPKIESNQTLSSSRQGRVFPFYSLGRIANTVCVGTYGLSGTCQIRGECAANGGIASGICSTLTTQAVCCVFVSTCGATTSQNITYFQNSGYPLPYNGGGSCSITVVPPDASICQLRIDFDTFSIAQPTGEGVCSIDNVQVSGGSSSVPIICGDNNGQHAYVWFSGTNPITITVSMTGSTSFNRLWNMQLSMISCHSRYQAPAGCLQYYMGLTGTVSSFNYGMAANPALNNLGMIGSRQLVNSNYGICIGAGAGQCTITYNLPSGNVYAFTLSGDATAVAPTLLGTAAVGVQGTGCTTDYLIIPNPVGIASDRFCGLGIGTTTSNAMPFVLYYITGSNSDGDVANRGFQLQYTQGACAVPIG